The window cgatcccatattatcatatataagtggatggcgtgccacacgatcccaattcatcttcatcacagtgcacaatatgtcaccggcaacagaggccaataaccaagtggacggcgtgccacacgatcccataatatcatatatatatatatatatatatatatatatatatatatatatatatataagtggacggcgtgccacacgatcccataatatcatatataatatctgacttcatatagtagaccccttcagggaagaataacaactcaatacctttaacccggcaagggtacaactaacaacccaaaatatcccgacaagggagaatatatatatatcagtctacacatcccggcaagggagtattcacaacatattctccttttaaatcatccTTCCTCAAccattcacattatatgaaacttatcaaataaacaaggagcttgtgtcacattattcgaattaaaagcaatcaagacccacggtcatgctagacccggtgcatagataaccgtcaccatgcctatacaccgtactccacattagaaagtagcaaatatcatcctaattctattccctcaagccaaagttagaacaaacacttacctcaaatgctccaaactcaactcacgcttctagaatagctttacctcttgattccaccaccaatccgctcggatctagtcataagttacttaatcacattaataattactaaatgaatcatccccaatgcatgaaaatagatttttcaaggttttcccaaaaaggtcaaaaataccccaggacccacgtggtcgaaactcgaggttcggaccaaaacccggttacccattcccctatgaatcccaatagatgatttgtttttaaatcggaccccaaattgaggtccaacttctcaatttgtagaaaacctaggttctacccaaaacacccaattttccccatgaaaatctttgatttgaagttgaaattatgttaaaagatgttaaggaataaagaaattaagttagaaatcacttaccaatcgttttggagaaaaaaaagttgtttggaaaatcgcctcttaggttttgggtttttgaaaagtgaaaaatgactgagattttccgaacttgtatacctttctgaggacctggcgcggaccgcacaaaaatgtgtcgcggccgcgccgagtgggagaaaagtggggcttctctgaacccttccagcgcggaccgcactgttttggtacgcggccgcgctggcttacctgaaaccctagccctcagactcagccatgcggaccgcacaaaaatgcatcgcggccgcgcggctccagcgcggaccgcgcggaaatgaccgcggccgcgctggtgtctgcaacacctaaacctgcattttcttaagtccaagacctcccgggccccattcaaaactcacccgagccctcggggctccaaaccaaacatgcacacaaccttaaaaatatcttacggacttactcgtgcgatcaaatcgccaaaataacatcatatacataggatcaagcctcaaacacatgattttctttcttcaactttcataactcaaactctccatttttagtccgaaacacgtcatatgacgtccgtttttagccaaactttacagatagtgcttaacacatatttaagacttgtaccgggcgtcggaaccaaaatacgagcccgatacctatattttctaactccttttcatttcaaattttcatatcaaatttcagaaaaacaatttctttcaaaaattcatttctcgggcttgggacctcagaatttgattccgggcacacgcccaagtcccatatttttctacggaccctccgggaccgtcgaatcataggtccgggtctgtttacccaaaatgttgaccgatgtcaacattatgcatattaataccaaaattcatcaaatgtttcacataattcacatattctaacataaaaaaaaacttttcggctacgcgctcgaactacgcacgtaaatcgaggcaactaaaaacGAGGTTTacaaggcctcgaaagcgcggaacaaagaagaactacggtgatgacccttcgggtcgtcacacaAATATTTTGGCTTTCACTTACAACTATGAAATGTAATCTGGTGATTTTGTCATGAATATTTTTCTATCAGTTGGATATAAGGTTTGGGTCGTGGGTCGCCCATGTGGACTGATCCGACCCGTTTTAAAAAGAGATAAACCTAAGGAGGTTACACGTAGGTTTTATAACTCCTAAAACTACCGCACGTTTTCTTTTGAGAGACGTAAGAACGTGGAGTGGTGGTTTTCATAGGTAGTTCTCCCCATCTCCTCTTTTCTATATACTTCTCTTCACTACAGAGATTCAGTAGTGCAAAACACTAAAAAGGAAGAACACAATGAACTTTAGGTATTTAGTTTGTGAACAAAAACTCTGTTTCCTGGAGATTCAGAATACGATTTGGGGCAATTCTTTTGGTGGTGAGTTCAACGGTTTTCGCTGTATCTATAAGGTACACAATTCGTTGTTCTCTCCCCTCGGTTTAATCTAtgaatggtatcagagcaaggtttAATTGATTCTTAGTTTGTGACTGAAAGATTGAAGAATTAAATCTGCATAAAAAAAGGTTACAGTATTAGGTGCTCAATTTTTCTTGTGTATATTGTTAGAACGAGAATCGAGTAACGAAGATATTAGAATATTTTTATGTTATGTACTTTCTATGGAATAACCCAATGTTAACAGACGTTGCTCTTTGTTTAATTTGTCTTTTGTCTCGTTCTGATAGGAATTCTCTTAATTGGGAATCAAGAGGAAACCTGATGAAATTAATTGTGTCTTTTGCTAATATAGACAAATATTTTGTTGCGGTGGACAAGTTTAAAATAACCTAGATGCTTATCAAAGTAAACCCAGATTCCTTCTTGATCCATGTTATTAccaaatttttttgaaaaacaaaaagggCCATGTAAGTAGCACTCCACTGAAAGGGTATATACATAGAGGAATAGTTGTATATGGGGTACAAACAAAGGATCATCGCTTTACTGTGTGCAAGCAATTACtacattttttaatttaaaaaaaaaagcattaTGAAAGCTTTATGTAGTATCACCAAGTTGTCACGTGTAGACATATCTGGTTCTAATTCTTTTTAATATTATCAGCAATATTTAATTGTTCTCAACATCTATTCAAAGACTAGTCAcattattatttaattgatttGGTGCCCATGTGTTGATTACAATTGTGGGTGTAAAGAAACCTACATATGCTAAATCAATTTTCGTGTATGTGCTACTGGTTTAGTGAAGTACATATTTTTATCAATGCTTGGTATAATAGTAACTGTGTTCCAGCTTTACTAAGATCATTAATAAATATATTAAGAATTGGCCAGAGGAATACACTTGATTTCTTAAATAGAAACTTCGGTTAGACTTAATTCCTTAAATTAATATCCTTCTATAAGTAATCGTGATATATGTTGTCACATTGAATGGTTGGAGCCATTCTTATTGTTTTCTTGGTCCTATTTCAGATATGGCTGAATAGGGACAAGTTCGAATTACTCCAAGTGGGAGTTCTCGAAGTCAAGGAAGGGGACAACGTAGAAGGGTACGACGTCGCAGGACTTATTTCTATAATGATTCAGTCTCGGAGCCTGAAGTCATCAGGAATATCCCAAGAGCGAGACAAAATACGTTAAGGGATCGCAGGGCTGAACGAagggaaagagaaaagaaatttagGAAGTTTAAGGAATTTAAGATGGGCCCTGATGTTTCCGTTCCTGAACATGTATACTTTTTTAAGATAAAAAGAGTTGAATTGACTAATTACGTAGAAATTACTGATTGGGAAGTATTAGCTATTTTAGCTAACTCTCTTCGAGAGCCTTGGGGTGAAATTTTAACTGAAATTTATCATGATGTTTGGCCTAGTGCACCTTTTAGCGTATATGAGCAAGAGTTAGTGTTCGATTGGTATATGGATGTCCTAGCAAACATGTAAATTgttattatgtattttattttaatgaaatttatattattttttttgtctcACTAGTTACATACATTGTTTATCATATCCTTTTGTAATGGATTGAGACTTAAAATATGTACACACTAAGAAGTGAtcttaatattaattaaaaatatttagatatagATAATGAATGAAAACGTAGTGACCGTTTGATTCTATACTAAATGTAGtattaatattataattaattttcttGAGTGTGTAATCACATGCATAAATTAACTgaagtatatattgatgagtTAAACTTGTAATATTGTCTCTAATAACAGACATGACATCAAAAAGTATCATTGCTGACTTGAACAAGGGTGACAAACCGAATGGTGAAAATTACGATATCTGGAGTCGTAAGATGTGGTATGTACTCGAAGAGCAAGATGCTCTTGAAAGTATTAACCATGTTATGAGTCATCCAGAGGAGGGTAACACTGCCCAACACAGGAGGGATCTGGAAACTTACAATGTTTGGAAAAAGAAAGATTCCACTGCACGTGGAATTATTGTAAGTTCAGTTGCTGATGATCTTATCCACGAATGTAAGCAATATCCTACTGCTCAAGCCATGTGGTCACACTTAAGAGAGGCATATGGGGGTACGATTGTGACTCGCCTTCGACAGCTGACAATCAAGTTTGACACGTACACAAAGCATTATGATCACGGTGTCAAGCAACATCTAAAGGTGATGTCAGATAGATTGATCAACTCAAAAGTGTTGGCCATGTTCTCTCTGATGAGCAGCAGGTTCAGGTAGTGATTCAGTATCTTCCCAATAATTGGGAACATTTGAAGGTTAACTTGACCCACAATGGTAGCATCAAAACCTTTGCTAATGTTGCTCGTCATGTGGAGCTTGAAGACGAATGGCTTGATGTTGCTAAAGTTGTACCTAATGCCTTTGTGGCAGAATCAAGTGGTACAAAGAGATCAAGCTTCAAGCGCAAGAGAAATTGGAAAAATGACGGAAAGGGTAAGGAGACCGGAGAAGGACCctccaagaaaagaaacaagCCAAATTCCAAAAAAGGAAAACGGTTCTACAAGAAGAAAGACAAGAGCAAGATGAAGTGTTACAATTGCCAAGTTCCAGGGCATTTTGCTCATGAGTGCACTGAGCCGAAAAAGGTAGCATTTCAAAACGCATCTCTTAGTGCTATATATGTTTCTAGCACTGTTTTACTAACTGAATCTTATCGTGTGTGAATTGTAGACTCAGGGGCCACCGACCATGTGAGCCGCGATAGAGAAGCGTTTATAGAGTTTTGTCGAGTTCCACCTGGATCAAAGCATGTATATGTGGGAAATAATGCTAAGCTTGAAGTCAAAGGAATAGACACTTGCAGAATGGACATGCGTGGTGGCCGATCTTTGATGTTGCATGACGTCCTATATGTTCCAGAGATTCGATGAAACTTAGTATCTGTGTTTGTTCTTCTAGATTTAGATTTCAATTTGAAATGTAGTCACAGTGGTCTTAATTACTCAAGACAATGTTTTTTATGGTTTTGGACATCGTTATGATGGTTTTATTATGTTAGATTGTAATCCTTCTACGTATAACTATTATGTTGACCGTTGTGTTATGACATGTTATTCTAGTAACAATGATGTTGATGTTATTACATGGCATGCAAGATTAGGTCACATAGGGCAGGATCGAATGAGTAGATTGGCTAAGGAAGGACATCTAGGTCCTTTCTCTAAAATTGAAATGCCAACTTGTGAAAATTGTCTTGCCGGAAAGATTACACGTAAACCATTTGGAAAGGCTAAGAGAGCTGATTTTCCATTACAATTAATCCATTCTGATAtctgtggtccaatgaatgtGAGGACTAGGTCTGGTGCTTTATATTTCATTACGTTCATTGATGATTTCACACGCTTTGGTTATGTCTATTTGATCTCTCATAAATCTGAAGCACTTGAATGTTTTAAGAAATATGTGAATGAAGTTGAGAACCAATTAGACAAAATGATTAAGACCTTAAGAACCGATAGAGGGCGTGAATATCTTTCAAAAGAATTTAAAGGATTGTGTAATAAAAAGGGAATCACCAGACAGTTAACTATTTCAtacacacctcaacaaaatggtgtagtaGAAAGGAGGAATAGAACACTACTGGATATGATAAGGTCCATGATGGCGCAGGCAGATTTGCCTATCTCCTTTTGGGGAGATGCGTTATTGACTGCAACTTATATATTGAACAAAGTGCCTTCTAAATCAGTTTCTTCTACTCCTTATGAGCTATGGACTAGTCATAAACCAAACTTAAAGGATTTACGACCTTGGGGTTGTGCTGCATATGTAAAAGATTCTTTTAGCAAGTTTGGTAAATTAGGTCCAAAAGGCAAGAAATGTATCTTTATAAGATATTCAGAACACTCCAAAGGGTATGTGTTCATTGGTGAATTAGAGGATGGAAGTGGTACTGAGATTGAATCGCGAGATGTCActtttttggaaaatgattttCCAAAGAAGGACGAGGTAATATGAAATGTTGAACTCAGATAGTCAGCAAGTGTCTTCTGGCACAGTTGATAATCAAATTGATAAAGATCTTATTCTTGATCCGAGTGGGAATGGGAGTGGGAACTCTCAATCCCGAAATCTTTCTGACGAACCTGAATTTCAACTACGAAAGATTGCCAGGAAAAATATACCCAAACGTATGaaatttaatattatattttcttggtaTCTCCCACAAAAATGGATGAGCCAAAGTCTGTGACTGAGGCTTTATCGAGCCCTGGAAAAGATGAGTGGATGAAAGCaatgaaagaagaattagagTCCATGAAAACCAATGAAGTCTGGGATCTAGTTGATCTTCCGCCTGGTCATAGAGCCATTGAGAACAAATGGGTTCTCAAAGTTAAACACAAAGCGGATGGGTTAATAGAAAGGTACAAGGCACGATTGGTGACAAAAGGCTTTACTCAAGAAGCTGGAATAGATTATGAGGAAACATTTTCACCAGTTGTGAAGTTTACCTCAATTCGCTTACTTTTGGCTATTGTTGCACGTTTGGATTTGGAATTACATCAAATGGACGTGAAGACAGCTTTTCTCGATGGAGAACTGAACGAaaaaatctacatggaacaacttGTAGGCTTCATCGTTAAAGGCCAAGAAAAAAAGGTCTGTAAATTGAATAGATCTATTTATGGTCCAAAGCAATCTtcaaggcaatggtatttgaGATTTCACAAGGAAATGATCTCATATGATTTCACCATGATCGATGAAGACCATTGCATTTATGTGAAGAAGTCTAATGGGATGtttataattctttctctttatgTGGACGATATTTTATTGGCCGAAAACaatttggagtatttgaaaactATCAAGTCGTGGCTTTCAAAGTCATTTGACATGAACGATATAGGCGAGGCAGACTATATCCTTGGAGTTAAGATCCAAAGAGACCGTCCCAAAATGTTATTGAGTCTATCTAATCAAGAAACTTAGATAAAGAAAATTTTAGAACATTTTCGCATGAATGATTGCAAATCCATGGATACTCCTATAGCGAGAGGTGAAACTTTAAGCCTTGAAATGTGTCCCAGgattgaaaatcaaaaagaagacATGTCTCGAGTTCCATATTCAAGTGTTGTCGGGAGCTTGATGTACGTTATGATGTGTACTCGCCCAGACATATGTTATGTCGTAGGTCTGGTTAGCAGGTATCAATCCAATCCTGGAAGAGATCATTGGAAAGCTGTGAATAGAATATTCAAATACCTGAAGGGAACTGCAAATTATTCACTATGTTATAGTGGAAATGGTTTATACTTGAGAGCAtatacagatgctgattgggctggTGACCGGAATGATAGAAAATCAACATCCGGTTATGCCTTCTTACTTAATGGTGGTGCTATATCATGGAAAAGTAAGAAACAAACCTGTACAACCCTTTCAACGATGGAATTTGAGTTCGTGGCTTGTGCGTCTGTAGTACAAAAAGCTGTTTGGTTGAAGAGATTCTTTGAGTATTTGGATATTACAAAGAACTCTTAGGGTCTCATGACTCTATATTGTGATAGTAAAGCGGCTATTGCATATACAAAAGATCCAAAGTATCACAGCAAGACCAAACACATTGACATCAAGTATAACTTTGTAAGAGACATGGTAGCAAGTGAAGAGATAAATTTACAGTACATTCCTACGCAAAGCATGATAGCTGATCCTTTTACAAAGGTGATATCTAGAGACCTGTTTGAGAAACATGTTATGGCTCTAGGTTTGCGAAGGATATGAATATATTTATGTATTGTAGAACGACTTAAGTATTATAATACACTCATCAATATTTGACTCTTGAATTTGTGCTTATATCGCGTGTGCATGTGATGAATATTTTGTTAATAAAGTGTGTCGAACAAGTCGCGAGATTGGCTCTCTCACACGAGCAATCGCCTCTTACATTAAGAATCGTGAAGAGACGAGACCTTATAGAACCTTGGATAATGTGAGGTTATATTCACTTGTAGAGGTCGGTCATGACAACTAATCAGACTTATGAATTTTACAATTCGATTATGACTTGTTTTGTAAGCCAGATGGAAGTTTCTCTAAGATGATGGTTTGAGGATTATTGAAGTGAGAAACTTAGGTTAGAAATTTGGAGGTGTCTAGACCAAAATCTGTACGGTGTTGAATGATTAAAAGAATAAGACACACGCGCCAATATAAGGTGAGAACATCGTAACATGTGTTTCATACCACGTGTGCTATCGACCATGGGATAATGGAAGAATGAATCCCTGTTTCTTCATTGTGTGAGATCCCAAAGAAGTTATATCAACTTTTATAAGAATACCCTTTGATCTTTTACTGTCTCTCGAAGTGCCAATCAGTGTTGCTACTTTAGCATGTCACTAATAGCCATGCGTGATTCGCAATGCAATGCATGTCTAGGAAAGCAGCTGATTTGGAATGGAAAGATTCGAGTAGAAAGGGAAGACGACTAAAATTTAGTAATTTAACCTGTATTCATTGGTCGACCATTACACTTACCATGAGGGTATTGGGTGTAATTGTGGATACAAAGTTCAACATGAACTCGAGTTCGCCTCTTTTCGAGGATGAGGGATCGGATAACTAGCTACTAGAATAGCCAATAATGTCTGGGGTATTGCGAGTAATAATAAGATCCTTATGGTAGTAGTAAATCCTTTCCGCGTGTGATTGGATTTCTACATAGAGCTATTAAACAACCTTAAAGGGATGAAAAATATTATGGCTCTTAATGCTCGCAGGTCGCACGAACTATTTGCAGGTATGAATTATGTGTGTTGCTTTCACGGTAGTTACTAGTTTGGATTTAGTCCACCTATGCGAAGTGGGAGATATTGGATATAAGGTTTGGGTCATGGGTCGCCCTCGTGGACTGACCCGACCCGTTTTAAAAAGAGATAAAACCTAAGGAGGTTATACGTATGTTTTATAACTCCTAAAACTACAGCACGTTTTCTTTTGAGAGACGTGAGAACGTGGAGTGGTGGTTTTCATCGGTAGTTCTCTCCATCTCCTCTTCTCTATATACTTCTCTTCACTACAGACATTCAGTAGTGCAAAACACTGAAAATGAAGAACACGGTGAACTTTAGGCATTTAGTTTGTGAACAAAAACTCTGTTTCCTCGAGATTCAGAATACGATTTGGTGCAATTCTTTTGGTGGCGAGTTCAACGGTTTCTGCTGCATCAATAAGGTACACAATTCGTTGTTCTCTCCCCTCGGTTTAATCTATCACTATCTATCTTATTCTACAATTAATACCAGATAAAAAGTATTTAATTTGCTACTTATCacaattaaatttaaatttggaGCATTTAACAATTGGATTtaacctttatgacaattaaaaTGCAATTTGTAAATCTCCACTACCTTGCTTTTggtgaaaaagaaagaagcacctttgtgaattttgtacacAACTCTAGATTGagattttcattcatttccaCTACAAAGGAAAATCTTCTTAAATGAAAGTTTCTGTATGAAAAATTATGCAATTCATCATCACAACTAAAAATGAGAATCTTCTTAAATGAAAGTTTCTGAACGAGAAACTATACAATTCGTCATAATGATTTTGTTTTGTTGACATTATTACCAATCTACTCACATTAATCATCAATTACATCACTTCTCCTtcattttttttacttaatttgcaataagtgaccaatttgtcttgggcacacccattaagtaaatactaaattctagacaaaaataataggaagacCGGCGTGATAAAGTGACACAAGTATATGTGTCATTTAGACAATTCtgccctttttttttgtttttgttttttgttttttggacaAGCTTTAAGCACAAGCTTGTTCACAAGAATCCTTTTAATATTTGTGATTAACAAGCAAATCATGGTCACATGTACAACTTTGTAACTCATTTTAATCAACCATATATACACACGaataagattttttttatgtACATAAATGAATGTGTTCTCATCATTTTTTTTCCGCCCATACATCCTTTTACAATTGATAAATTTTTAATACATAATTTCCT of the Nicotiana tabacum cultivar K326 chromosome 7, ASM71507v2, whole genome shotgun sequence genome contains:
- the LOC142162315 gene encoding secreted RxLR effector protein 161-like, with protein sequence MDTPIARGETLSLEMCPRIENQKEDMSRVPYSSVVGSLMYVMMCTRPDICYVVGLVSRYQSNPGRDHWKAVNRIFKYLKGTANYSLCYSGNGLYLRAYTDADWAGDRNDRKSTSGYAFLLNGGAISWKSKKQTCTTLSTMEFEFVACASVVQKAVWLKRFFEYLDITKNS